Genomic window (Corallococcus exiguus):
CGTAGTCCGCCACCGCGCGCACGATGACCTCGGGCGCGTCCAGGAACATGTGGTGCAGCCGCAGCTGGAGCACCTGCGAGCCGCGGCGGAAGGACACCATGGTGGAGCGGTTGTCCGTCACGGCCAGGCGCACCGGCATGCCCAGGTTCGCGCTCAACCGCCACGCGAGCGACTCCGCGCGCGACCAGAGCTCCTCACGCGACGCGGTGAGGACGCGCGGCGCTTCCTCCACGACGCGGTTGCGCGGCGGCAGCGGCGCGGGGCCTTCCGGCACGCGCTGCGCGGAAGCGGCGGCGCGTTCCGCGGACGAGCCACGGGGGAACAGGGACATCTGGCGGAAGGCTTCGGGCGTCACGCGGGGGGCATCGTACCCGGCACTTCCCGAACCTCAAGGCCAGGGGATGGATGCCCGTCCGCCTGTCGACCGGGCCCACACGCCGCGCGTGACACCCCGGGTTGAATTCGTCCCAGAGGCATTGTCCTTCAGGCCAGGCTGCCCGGGTCGCCATGGCGCGACTTGAGCAGCCGCTCCAGCCGCTCCGGCTCCATGCGCACCACGAAGGTCTTCTCCCGGGCATATGTCACCTGCCCGGGGGCAGCGCCCTTCAGCTTGCGCACGAACTTCACCGGCATGTAGCTCACCTCGCCGCGAGGTTCGCCCTTGGCCCCCGAGTGGTGCAGCGCGAGGTGCGCCGCGTCCAGGAGCACCTCCTGCGCCACCTCCGCGTTCTTCTCCACCGGCACCACCACGTGACTGCCCGGCAATCCCCGCGCGTGCAGCCAGAGGTGCCACGGACGGGCCACCTTGAAGGTGAGCTGGTCGTTGTCCTCCGCACCGCGCCCCACCCAGATGCGCGCGCCGCCATGGCCCACGTACTCCTTGAAGGGGAGGCCTCCCTTTGGCCCCTCTTCCCCCTGGGTCACCTGGAGCACTTCCACCTGCGCGAGCAGCGCGGCGTCATCCATGGCTTCAATCTGCGTGAGCGCCGTCTGCGCGTGGGCGACCTCTCGCGCGAGCTCCGCCTCGCGGTGGCGGGCCTGCTCCACGCCGCGCAGCAGGCGCCGGTACTGGTGGAAGTGCCAGTCCGCCTCCTCCTTCGGGGTGCGCTTCGGGTCCAGCTTCACCTGGACCTCCTCCACGCCCGCCTCCGTATAGGAGGTGAGCGTCACCTGGGACGCGCCTCGCTTGAGCCGGTGCAGGTTCTGCGCGAGCAGCTCGCCCACTTCGCGGTGCTTCTCCGCCTCCGGGCCGCGCTGGGCCTCCGCGCGCACCTTCTCCAATGTGCGGGAGGAGCGCTTCAGCCTCGCCCGGTACGGCTGCGCGAGCCGGCGGCGGATGGTGTCCGCGCGGCTGGTGCGGTCCTTCTGTCCGAGCACCCGCTCGGCGGCCTGCAGCCTGGGCAGCGTGTCGTCTTCCTTCGGCTCCAGACGTGAAGGCTGCGCGCGGCCCTTCGCCAGCGCCTCCGCGGACACGGGCTCCGGTGGCGACCACTGCGCTCCGGGATAGAGGTTGCGCCTGGGGCCGAAGCCTTCGCCGGAGAGCATCAGCACCCGGTTGTTATCGCTGAGGAGCAGCAGTCCCCCGGGCGCGCCCACCTCCATCACCAGCCGGCGGCGCACGCCTTCGCGATCGAACTCCAGGATGATGGCGCGGCTCTCCTCCAGGTAGCGCGCGGCCTGGAGCTTGAAGCCGGTGAGCTCCTGGCGCAGCCAACGCTGGAAGGGAGCGGGCTCGCCTGGCGTGGGGAAGCGGTCCTCCGCGACGGACAGGCGGGACAGCTCGCCTTCGGCGCAGAGGCACAGCACGACCGATCTGCCCGGGACGCGCAGCTCCACGTAGGCCAGGCGGGGAAGCGGGCACCACGCCTTCTGGGCCACCGCGCCCACCAGCCGGGCCGCGGCCTCCGCCACGACCTCACCGAACTCCACCGGACGCAGCGACATGGGGGCCCCTCCCGGGCGGACACACGAGGAGACGTAAACCCCTGGCCCGCAAAAGAAAAACGGCCCGGCGGGTTTCGCCGAGCCGTTCACCGGACGTCAACGGACGCCCGAAATGACACCGCTACTTCAGGCTTCCGGGGTCGACGGGGCCGCGGGGGTCGCGGCCTTCCGGCGGGAAGCGGTCTTCTTCTTGGCGGCCTTCTTGGCGGCCGGCTTCTTCGCGACGGCCTTCTTGGCCGTACCGCGCTTGGCGGCAGGGGCCTTGCGGGCGGTCTTCTTCGTCGCGGTCTTCTTCGTCGCGGCCTTCTTCGCGGTCTTCTTCTTCGCGGCCATCGGAATCCTCCGTTCAGTGTTGAGGCCCGCGAGGACGCGAGCCCTGCACCCACTTCGAACTGAACGTGAGTGCTTGAAATGAATGGTACGGGCGACATGCCAGTGTGTCAACGCATGGTGATGTATTGCAGTGCGCGGCGAGGCCGATTTTTGGCCTCCGGGCGCTTCGAACCGTTCGTGGCGGTCATTTCGGGGGTCCGACGCGTCGCGCGCGAGGCCGAATTTCCGGCTCCGGACGCACTTCGAGGGTCCGCGCTCCGGGGCTGGATGTCCGCTGCCGTGCATCCGGCGCGCGCGCATCGCATCGCTTCCCGTCGTGGAGGCGGCGGCCTACGGTGCGCGCCCGAATGAGCTCCGCCGCGCTGACCTTCCCCTCGTCCTTCACCTTCGGCGTCGCCACTTCCGCGTACCAGGTGGAGGGCGGCATCGAGAACGACTGGGCCGAGTGGGAGCGGCTGGGGAAGTTGAAGGAGCCCCATGCGAGATGCGGCATCGCGGTGGACCACTGGCGCCGCTACGCGGAGGACTACGCCCTGGCGAAGGCGGTGGGAGCCACGGCGTTCCGGCTGTCGCTGGAGTGGGCGCGAATCGAGCCCGAGCGCGGCCGGTTCGATGGCGCGGTGCTGGAGGGCTACCGCGAGCGGCTCTTGAAGCTGCGCGCGATGGGCCTGCGGCCGGTGGTGACGCTCCATCACTTCACCCACCCCACGTGGTTCCACGCGTCCACGCCCTGGCACCTTCCGGAGAGCCTGGAGGCCTTCCGCCAGTACGTGCGCCGGTGCGCGCCCCTGCTGGAGGGGCTGGACGCGCTCGTCATCTCCTTCAACGAACCGATGGTCCTCTTGTTGGGCGGCTACCTTCAGGGCCTGATGCCGCCGGGCATCGCGGACGGGGCGAAGACGATGGCCGCGCTCGGGAACATGGTGCGCGCGCACGTCATCGCTCGGGAAGAGCTGGGCCAGCACCTGGGCCGGGTGGAGCTGGGCATCTCCCAGAACATGCTCGCGTTCGCGCCGGACCGCTGGTGGCATCCCCTGGACCGCTCGCTGGTGAGGCTGGCGGCCCCGGCCTACAACCACGCGTTCCACGAGGCGCTGTCGTCCGGCCACCTGCGCGTGTTCATGCCGGGCGTGGCGTCCACGGACGTGCGCATCGAGGGGGCGCGCGACTCCGTGGAGTTCGTGGGCGTCAACTACTACACGCGCGCGCACCTGCGCTTCATGCCGCGCCCGCCCTTCATCGACTTCAAGTACCGCGACCCGGACGGGCGCGGGCTCACCGACATCGGGTGGGAGCAGCGGCCCGAGGGCTTCCTCCAGCTCCTTCAGGAGGTGAAGCGCTACGGCAAGCCGGTGTGGGTCACGGAGAACGGCATCGACGACCGCAAGGGGACGGTGCGGCCGGAGTACCTCCACGCGCACCTGCGCCAGGTGCTGGCCGCGCGCGAGGCCGGCGTGGACGTGCAGGGCTACCTTTATTGGAGCCTGCTGGACAACTTCGAGTGGCTGGAGGGTTGGGGCCCGCGCTTCGGCCTCTACCACGTCGACTTCGACACGCTGGAGCGCCGCCCCACCCCGGCCTGCGACTACTTCCGCGCCGTGGCCACCGGGCGCGTGCTGGTGTCACCGGGCTCTGGCACGGCTCAGCCCAGCGCCGCGCGGTAGTCCACCTCTGGCTCCTCTAGAGGTGCCGTGGGGTCCGTGTCCGCGCCCGCGAAGAAGCGGCGCACGCTGTCCTCCACCGCCTCCGGCGAGTCCAGCCCGTTCACCTCCGAGCGGAAGTGCGCCGCGCCCTTGAGGCCGTGGGCGTACCAGGCCAGGTGCCGGCGGAAGGAGCGCACCGCGCTCAAGGGCTCCCCGACGAACTCCGCGTGGGCCCGGACGTGCTCCAGCACCAGCTCACAGCGCTCCTCCGGCGTGGCGGGCGGGCCGCCCGAAAGTTCGCGGAAGAGCCACGGGTTGCCCAGGGCGCCCCGGCCAATCATCACGAAGTCGCAGCCGGTGCTGTCCAGCATGCGGTGGGCATCCGCCACCGTCTTCACGTCCCCGTTGCCCATGATGGGCAGCTCCGGGAAGTGGCGCTTCAGGTCCGCGATGTGGTCCCAGTTCGCCTGCCCCGAGTAGCCCTGCTCGCGCGTGCGAGGGTGCAGGGCGAGCCCCGCGCACCCCGCCTCCTGCAGCGCCTCCGCCACCTTCAGATAGTTGAGCGTGCGCGCGTCCCAGCCCGAGCGGATTTTACAGGTGACGGGCAGGCCGGTGGCTTCACGGATGGAGCGGACGATGTCGGCGGCGCGAGGCACGTCGCACAAGAGGCCGCTGCCGGCGCCGTTGCGCACCACCTTCTTCACCGGGCAGCCCATGTTGATGTCGATGACCTGCGCGCCCGCGGCCTTGCCCACCTGCGCGGCCTGGGCCATGGCCTCCGGCTCGCCTCCGAAAATCTGGAGCGAGTAGGGCTTCTCCACGTCCGGGTCGTAGCGCAGGTACTTGAGCGTGCGCTGGTTCTGGCGCATCAGGCCCTGCGCGCTGACCAGCTCCGTGGGGCAGAGGGCCGCGCCCAGCCGGAAGGCGATGACGCGGAAGGGGCGCTCGCTCACGCCGGCCATGGGCGCGAGGATGTAGGGGTTGGGGAGCGTGTAGGGACCCAGCTTCAGCATGGCGGAAGACACCCTATAACCCGGAGGGGAGCAGAAGAGCGCGGGCCATGAGAACGGCCCTGCGCGAGTGGGGCCCAACGATTAAGGTCCCCCTCCATGTTCCGTTTTCGGCTCGGGAGCGTCCCCGTCCACGTCCACACGAGTCACCTGCTCTTCTCCGCGGTGTTCGCCTACCAGTCCCTGCCCCTGCCGGGCCGGCACTCGGGTGCCGGGTGGCTGGGGGACCAGCTGGCCGACGCCGCGTCGCCCGGGCACATGGGCGCGGTGGTGACCTACGTGCTGGCGTGGATGTTCATCGTCTTCGTGTCCGTGCTCGTCCATGAGCTGGGGCACGCGGTGGCCTTCCGCTTCTTTGGTTACCAGCCGAGCGTGGACCTGGTGTTCATGGGCGGCGTGACGCGGCCCAACACGGACGCGCCCCTGCCCTGGCACAAGGACGTGGTGAGCAGCTTCGCGGGTCCGCTGGCGGGGCTGGCGCTGGGCGTCCTGTGCTGGGCGGTGCTGATGCAGGTGCGGGGCCGCTCGGAGGTGGCGGACTTCTTCCTGAGCAACTTCTTCTTCGCCAACATGGTGTGGGCGGTGCTGAACCTGCTGCCGGTGCCTCCCTTGGATGGAGGGCACATCAGCACGGCGCTGGCGACGCGGATGTTCGGGCGGCGGGGCTTCATCGTGTCGCACGTGCTGGCGCTGGGCCTGTGCGTGGGCCTGGTGCTGCTGAGCATCAAGAGCGGGGCCCTGTTCATGGGCGTCCTCTTCGCCATGTTCGGCTTCCAGGCGTTCCGCGTGCTGACGGACGTGATGCGCGTGCGCAACGAGGCGAAGGAGGAGGTGGGCCCCAACGCCCAGGCCCTGCGCGAGGCGCAGCAGGCGCTGCGCGAGGACCGGCTGGACGACGCGTGGCGGCAGGGCAACCGGGTGCTGGAGACGGAGGGCCTGTCCCCGGGGCTCACCAGCCGGACCCATTACCTGCTGGGCTGGGTGGCGCTGAAGCAGGGCCACGGGCGGCCCGCGCTGGACCACTTCTCCCAGGTGCAGGGCCAGCCGGTGGAGATGCACGCGGTGGCGGCGGCGTTCTCCCTGGTGGGGGATGACGCTCGGGCGGTGGGCTACTGGAAGCAGGCGTGGGGTGAGTCGCAGGACCGCACCGTGATGCACGAGTACGCGGGCGCGCTCATCCGCCTGGGCCAGGTGAACGAGGCACTGCGACTGCCCGGCGTGGACCCGGCGGCCGCGTTCCGGTGCGCGGAGCGGGCGCTGTTCATCCGGGGCGCCTATTCGGAGGCCGCGGCGGTGGGCGAGGCGGCGCTGAAGCACGTGCCGGACCCGGGCATCGCGTACGACGCGGCCTGCGCCTTCGCGCGCGCGGGCAACGTGACGGACGCGGTGCGGTTGCTCCAGCGGGCGGAAGGCCTGGGCTTCAAGGACGCGGCCTACGCCTCCTCCGACGAGGACCTGGCGCACCTGCACGGCCACCCCGCCTTCGAGGAGTGGCTGGCGCGGCTGCGGCCGGCCGCGTCGTCCTGACGGGGGCGACTTTCTCCCGCTCGGCGCCTTCCGGCCCCTAAAGTCCGCGCCCGTCCCGTGAGCCCTCCGTCCCCTCCCGTGAAACCTGGTGCCGAGCCCGTGCGTACCGGAGACATGCCGGCATCTCCGGGAGCTTCCGGCGACTCGGACGAGGTGTTGATGGAGCGGTTCTGCCAGGGGGACGCGCAGGCGTTCGACGCGCTCTTCCAGCGCTACGCGCGCCCCGTCCAGGGCTACCTGGCGCGCCTCACCGGCAGCCCCGCCACTGCCGAGGACCTGGCCCAGCTCACCTTCCTGTCCCTGGTGCGCGCGCGGGGCCGCTATCAGGCCGGGGCCCGCGTCCGGCCCTGGCTGTACGCCATCGCCACCAACGCCGCGCGCGACCATGCGCGCCGCCACCGCCGCCCGGAGGACCTCACTCCAGAGGGGGAATTGCCCCTCACCGCAGTGGCGGACACGCCGGAGCCTCGCGACGCGGGTCTGGAGCGCGCGGTGCAACGCGCCCTGGCGCAGCTTCCCGAAGGCCAGCGGCTGCCCATCCTCATGCACCGCTTCGAGGGCATGGGCTTCGCTGAAATCGCCGAGGCCCTGGGCCTCACAGAGAGCGCGGTGAAGGTCCGCGCCCACCGGGGCTACGCGCGCCTGCGCGAGCTGCTCGCCCCTCTTCAGCAGG
Coding sequences:
- a CDS encoding NFACT RNA binding domain-containing protein: MSLRPVEFGEVVAEAAARLVGAVAQKAWCPLPRLAYVELRVPGRSVVLCLCAEGELSRLSVAEDRFPTPGEPAPFQRWLRQELTGFKLQAARYLEESRAIILEFDREGVRRRLVMEVGAPGGLLLLSDNNRVLMLSGEGFGPRRNLYPGAQWSPPEPVSAEALAKGRAQPSRLEPKEDDTLPRLQAAERVLGQKDRTSRADTIRRRLAQPYRARLKRSSRTLEKVRAEAQRGPEAEKHREVGELLAQNLHRLKRGASQVTLTSYTEAGVEEVQVKLDPKRTPKEEADWHFHQYRRLLRGVEQARHREAELAREVAHAQTALTQIEAMDDAALLAQVEVLQVTQGEEGPKGGLPFKEYVGHGGARIWVGRGAEDNDQLTFKVARPWHLWLHARGLPGSHVVVPVEKNAEVAQEVLLDAAHLALHHSGAKGEPRGEVSYMPVKFVRKLKGAAPGQVTYAREKTFVVRMEPERLERLLKSRHGDPGSLA
- a CDS encoding excinuclease ABC subunit A, with the translated sequence MAAKKKTAKKAATKKTATKKTARKAPAAKRGTAKKAVAKKPAAKKAAKKKTASRRKAATPAAPSTPEA
- a CDS encoding glycoside hydrolase family 1 protein: MSSAALTFPSSFTFGVATSAYQVEGGIENDWAEWERLGKLKEPHARCGIAVDHWRRYAEDYALAKAVGATAFRLSLEWARIEPERGRFDGAVLEGYRERLLKLRAMGLRPVVTLHHFTHPTWFHASTPWHLPESLEAFRQYVRRCAPLLEGLDALVISFNEPMVLLLGGYLQGLMPPGIADGAKTMAALGNMVRAHVIAREELGQHLGRVELGISQNMLAFAPDRWWHPLDRSLVRLAAPAYNHAFHEALSSGHLRVFMPGVASTDVRIEGARDSVEFVGVNYYTRAHLRFMPRPPFIDFKYRDPDGRGLTDIGWEQRPEGFLQLLQEVKRYGKPVWVTENGIDDRKGTVRPEYLHAHLRQVLAAREAGVDVQGYLYWSLLDNFEWLEGWGPRFGLYHVDFDTLERRPTPACDYFRAVATGRVLVSPGSGTAQPSAAR
- the dusB gene encoding tRNA dihydrouridine synthase DusB, with product MLKLGPYTLPNPYILAPMAGVSERPFRVIAFRLGAALCPTELVSAQGLMRQNQRTLKYLRYDPDVEKPYSLQIFGGEPEAMAQAAQVGKAAGAQVIDINMGCPVKKVVRNGAGSGLLCDVPRAADIVRSIREATGLPVTCKIRSGWDARTLNYLKVAEALQEAGCAGLALHPRTREQGYSGQANWDHIADLKRHFPELPIMGNGDVKTVADAHRMLDSTGCDFVMIGRGALGNPWLFRELSGGPPATPEERCELVLEHVRAHAEFVGEPLSAVRSFRRHLAWYAHGLKGAAHFRSEVNGLDSPEAVEDSVRRFFAGADTDPTAPLEEPEVDYRAALG
- a CDS encoding site-2 protease family protein yields the protein MFRFRLGSVPVHVHTSHLLFSAVFAYQSLPLPGRHSGAGWLGDQLADAASPGHMGAVVTYVLAWMFIVFVSVLVHELGHAVAFRFFGYQPSVDLVFMGGVTRPNTDAPLPWHKDVVSSFAGPLAGLALGVLCWAVLMQVRGRSEVADFFLSNFFFANMVWAVLNLLPVPPLDGGHISTALATRMFGRRGFIVSHVLALGLCVGLVLLSIKSGALFMGVLFAMFGFQAFRVLTDVMRVRNEAKEEVGPNAQALREAQQALREDRLDDAWRQGNRVLETEGLSPGLTSRTHYLLGWVALKQGHGRPALDHFSQVQGQPVEMHAVAAAFSLVGDDARAVGYWKQAWGESQDRTVMHEYAGALIRLGQVNEALRLPGVDPAAAFRCAERALFIRGAYSEAAAVGEAALKHVPDPGIAYDAACAFARAGNVTDAVRLLQRAEGLGFKDAAYASSDEDLAHLHGHPAFEEWLARLRPAASS
- a CDS encoding RNA polymerase sigma factor, with translation MPASPGASGDSDEVLMERFCQGDAQAFDALFQRYARPVQGYLARLTGSPATAEDLAQLTFLSLVRARGRYQAGARVRPWLYAIATNAARDHARRHRRPEDLTPEGELPLTAVADTPEPRDAGLERAVQRALAQLPEGQRLPILMHRFEGMGFAEIAEALGLTESAVKVRAHRGYARLRELLAPLQQETSR